The genomic segment TGCTCCTTGCCAGCCCAAGAGTCCAGCAAGGGTGACGATAAACGATGGAACTCCAACTTTGGTTGTCCAGGTGCCTTGAATGAGTCCAATGACAGCACCTGCTGCTAGTCCTGCGAGGACGGCAAGTGGTCCAGCAAGATGATGGCGGGTTGAGAGAACGGCCATAATGCCTGCTGTTAGCCCGCTGACCGCGCCGACTGAGAGGTCAATCTCACCCAAGAGCAGGATAAGCACAACGCCGACAGCGATTGTACCGAGGGCTGCAATCTGGGCAAGTAAGTTCGTCAGGTTTAACGGTGTGAGGAAGTTGTGGTTCAGCGCTTGGAAGATCAGCGCAATGATCACCAGTCCAATCAGGACCGGCAATGTGCCAACGCGACTCGCAAGAGCCGAGCGAATGACCCCGACTAACCCTCCACGCCGACTTACCGGTGCAGCGACTGTCGTCTCAAGCGAAATATCTTGGTGTCCATCAATCTCAGCAGGTTCAGCGGTGTCGGGAACCTCAAGCGTGGCCCCAGTAATTGCGCCTACGACCTGGTCGGGGGTTGCCTTGCGTGCATCATAGGTGGCAACCCGTCGGCCTAGACGCATGACGACGATGCGGTCAGCCACTTCAAAGACATCAGGGAGGTTATGGCTAATGAGAACGACGCCAAGTCCACGTTCGCGGAGCCGCTTGATCAGGTTAAGAACGTTCCGTGTTTGCGCAACCCCAAGGGCAGCGGTTGGCTCATCAAGGATGACAACCTTTGAGTTCCACATGACGGCTCGCGCAATGGCGATCGATTGCCGTTGTCCACCTGACAGTGTTGCAACAGGGCGGCGAACCGATGGAAGGACAACGGACAGGTTCTGCAATACCTCGATGGCTTGTCGTTCCATCTGGATTTCGTTGAGGGGCTGAATTCCCGGAGGCGCGACGTGATCGAGTTGGGTAGTCGCTTCGCGGCCGAGAAAGAGATTCGCGACGACATCAAGATTGTTGCAGAGAGCGAGATCTTGATAGACCGTTTCAATGCCCAGGCGCGCTGCATCGGCTGGTGAGCTAACCGTCACTTGCTGACCGTTAAACCAATACTCGCCGCTATCTGGCTGGTAGACTCCTGAAATGATCTTGGCAAGGGTAGATTTTCCTGCGCCGTTATCGCCAACAAGTGCAACAACTTCGCCGGGATAAACTTCAAAGGAGACATCTTTCAGGGCTTGGACAGCACCGAACCGTTTGCTGATGTGGCGCAGCATGAGAATTGGCTGACGCTCGTGTGCCGTATTAGTAGCGGGCTGCGTCTGCACTTCCATTGCTGTACCCTTCCCAGGTGCCGAAACAAAACACTTATTTGAAGGTGAAACAGGCTCACGATACAGTGAAGCGTCAGGAGGGGTATACCCCTCCTGACGTGTTCTTCATGACAGGCTGACCGTTTTCTAGGCTTACTGCAGCCCTGCGTTCTTGCATGCCGTCGCGTAATCAGCAGTGCAGATCTGCTGCACTGTCCAGAAGCCATCCTTCACGACGGTGTCTTTAATATTGTCCTTCGTCACAACAATTGGTGTCAGCAACACTGAGGGCACATTAATCTTGCCATTTGGGGTTGTCTTGCCGGCTGTAACACTGCTCGGCACGGGCGTGTTGGTGAGCAGCGAATATGCGAGTTCAGCAGCAATTTCCGCTTCAGGCTTCAATGGCTTGTAGACAGTCATGTACTGCTCACCAGCGACGATCCGCTGAATTGCCGCAAGCTCAGCATCTTGCCCTGTCACTGGAGGCAGCGGATTCAGCCCTGCCGCCTTCATCGCAGCAATCGCACCACCGGCTGTACCGTCATTTGCCGCATAGACACCGTCAACTTTGTTGCCCAACGCTGTCAGTGCTTGCTGCATCTCGTTTTGTGCCTGGTCCGGACTCCAGTCCGGCGTATCGTACTCTTTGGCGATCACCAACTTGCCAGCCTGCACCAACGGATCGAAGACGCTATGGGCGCCGGCTTTGAATTGACCAGCATTGGGGTCTGTTGGCGCGCCGTTGATCATCACAATCTGGGGCTTGCTTTTACCGCTTAAGGCCTGAACAAGCGCTTGGGCCTGAAGCTGACCAACACGCGTGTTGTCGAACGAGATGTAGTATGTTACGCCATCAGAATTCTGGATTAGTCGGTCGTAAGCAATAACCGGAACGCCCTGTGCCTTTGCCTTATCGGCAATCACCGCGGCAGCCTTGCCATCAACTGGATCAAGGACAAGTACCTTGGCGCCGTTTGCAAGCGCGGCTTCAGCTTGTTGCTGCTGTGCGCTTGCGTCTTGGTTCGCATTGCTGTAGATGATCTTGCAGTTTGGACAGAGCGCCTTTAGTTTTGCTTCGAAGAGTGGGCGGTCTTTACTTTCGTACCGTGCCGTCTTTGATTCAGGTAGAAGCAGCGCAATAGTTCCGCTGGCCGAGGTCGACGGCGTGACCCAGTCGGCAATGCCAGGCGTTGCCTGGGCAGTGCTCACAGCTGTCGCGCTGGCAGTTGTCGTCGCGCTACCAGCACTCGTTGTTGCCGTTGCTGCTGCTTTCGTGGCCGTTGGGCTTGCCATGCTTGTTGCTGCGGTAGGCGAGCTTGTTGTACCTGCACTTGTTGAGGTCGTTGGAGTTGGTGTAGCGCTCCCACCACAGGCAACTGTCAGTGCAAGTAGGGCACTGACGAGAAGCAACCAAATACCTCGCTGTTTCATGTGGACCCTCCTCACGTCTTGTACCACCCACCACAAACAAGACAAAATTGGTGAAAACTACAACGTCCACAGGATAGCATACAATCTGCAAAACACGCAAGACCTCATCTACGCTTTTAACGAATATAATGTCGGCCGGTCGTGAATTCTCTCCTGGCTTATGCACGTGGACTTGCCTATCACCCCTCCCTCTGCGTAATCATGCAAAAGCAGTTTGCGACGATGCTCAAGCACCTGATTGGCTTATACCCCTTGACAGTGGTGCTCGAACTCGCTATGCTAAACCCGACTTGATTACTCGGGATTCTCCCGGGTGGAGGCGAGCACTGCAGGGAGGGATGATGGGCAAGTCAGTTGTTTCACGGATGTTCCATGATATTGTTCTTGTGGGAGCCATTGCGCTCCTGCTTGGCATTATGATTTGGCAAGGGTTGCGCTTCGGTGGTAGCCCTGACCCAGAGCAAGCCGTTGGAGCATGGTCTGCCGGTATTTCCGCCGCTGTTCTCGTATTTCGTGAAGGGTTGGAGGCGATTCTGGTTCTCGCAGCCCTGTTCGCAAGCTTGCAGCGGGCGCAAGCTGCGTTGACGCGGCCGATTAGCGCTGGTGCACTTGCGGCTCTGGCGATGACGGTTCTTACCTGGTTTGTCGTTGTCTGGCTCATTGGCCTTGCCCAGTCGACGTTCTCCGAGTTGCAGGTGCAGGCGGCAACGGGCTTGCTTGCTGTCGTGGTGTTACTCGTGGTGATGAATTGGTTTTTCCATAGGGTTTATTGGACTGAGTGGATTCGCGTCCACACTCGACGGAAGACGGACCTCGCGCAGCAGTTGAAAGCTGGGTTGTTAACTCCGCGTCGGGCCTTTTTGGGCCTCGCATTGTTGGGCTTTAGCGCGGTCTATCGCGAGGGATTTGAAACGGTGCTCTTCCTGCAAGATACCCGTCTGCGCTGGGGTATGAGCGTGATTGAGCTTGGTGCAGGGCTTGGGTTGCTGTTGACGCTGATCGTGGGGTGGCTGACCTTGCTTGCCCATCGGCGGCTCCCGTATCAGCGCATGCTTGTTCTCACCGGTGCGATGCTCGGGCTGGTCTTCGTTGTAATGGTTGGCGAGCAAGCGCAGGAAATGCAATTGGCAGGTTGGCTGCCAACGACGCAACTGCCGCTGCCTATTCCTGACTGGCTCGGCACATGGTTTGCTCTCTTCCCGACTGCAGAGACGCTATTAGCTCAGGCGCTTGCCGCAACCCTTGTGCTAGGGTCCTTCCTCGTCGTTAAGTTGCGCACAGCACGTGCCGCTCGCTTACTTGAGACCTCTCCAGCACAATCATCGCTATAAACGCAACGACGAGTAAGACGGAGAACGCTGATGGTGGGGGAAGCAGAAAGCGCTTCCCTCGCTTTCTTCTACAGCGTGGGCGTGTGTGTGATAGCACGATACCTTGCCTGAGGCAAAGATTGTGGTGCTCCGTGAAACTCGTGGAACGTATGCGATTGCAAGACGTTTGGGAAGGGAGCTTGGCACGGAAATCCCTTGTGCGTTGCAACAACAAACTGGTGATGCTGCGATATTGGTCACACGCAGCAAGGGAAGGCGTGTTAGCAGAGGCGGAGCACGTGCCAGAAACGTAGCCCAAGCAGATACTGGTCTTGCGTGTTCCGTGGATCGTGTGCTATACTGAGAGGCGCTGTGGCGAGAGATCGCCCAGTAAGTGAGCGCCCGTAGCTCAGTGGATAGAGCGTTAGGTTGCGGACCTAAAGGTCGGGGGTTCGAGTCCCTCCGGGCGTACGAGATGAAATGCAGGGCAGCAGCCCTGCATTTCGCGCACCTGTGGAGGGGTGTCCGAGTGGTTTAAGGTGCCGCTCTCGAAAAGCGGTAGGCGTGATGAGCGCCTCGTGGGTTCGAATCCCACCCCCTCCGCTATGGTGATCTCTCGCCCGCTTTGTTCAAAGCGGGCGAGGCTGTTTCTTCGACAGGTCTTTGCTGGACGAAAACGGCCACTCTTTGCTAGAGTCTTATAGCGAGCGGCGCAAATGGCTGCTCGAATATGTGGAAGGGTCGCATAGTTGGCCGAGTGCGCGCGACTGGAAATCGCGTGGGCGTGATGAGCGCCTCGTGGGTTCGAATCCCACCCCTTCCGCCACGATTTTTCCTTTCCTATCTGCTCGCTGCATCCCCAGCCTTCTTACCGCCTGCCGACAAAACAAACATGCGCCATGCACATGGGTGTTGTGTTTCTCGGGTTGTCAGTTCGTTCAGGTTCTACAATACTAGCATAACATTGATTCTGTAGGGAAATCAGCCATCTTCGCGCAATCATTAAGATACATGGCTCGTAGTGAAGGTGTGACAGACACAGGGATTATACACGACATTATACGAGATATTTTGCTTCATGGCTTCCTGCCCGCAAATGCAGGCTAAGAGCTGCCTACCTCCTAATGAAAGCCTGGATGCTTACGGTTGTGCTGGTGCTGGGGCCCATCGCCAGTAAGAATCAGCGCGGAGTGTCTCGAGCCGTTGTTTACAGCGATCGTGCTGTCTATCAACGTAAGGCAGAGAGGCAAGTCCGATTACTTGCCTCTCTGCCTTGACGGGTGAGAATGTCTCTTCCTAGCTATTTCTCCGGTTTCTTATCGAAAATGCGCTCAAGCATGTGCTCGCCAACAACACACCAATGGCGCAGCCGTGGAGGAAGCCAAGCCAGACATCGCCAATTGCTGTGCTCATACGGGAAAGTACACTTGCGAACAGATTAACGCTCCCGCCAAGCAGCAACAGGATTGGCCAGAGCTTGGCAGCGCGCTCAGGCTGAAGCTTCTTGTCCCACAAAGCGTTCACCTATACATCCCCTTTCTGAGCGCCTAACGCAGCATGTGCTGCCGCAAGCCGAGCTATTGGTACTCGATATGGCGAAGCGCTCACGTAATCAAGGCCGGCGTCGTGGCAGAAGTGGACGCTCGCTGGATCACCACCATGTTCGCCACAGATGCCGAGTTTGAGTGTTGGCCGTGTCTTGCGCCCACCGTCACGAGCAATCTCGATAAGCCGTCCCACGCCTTTCCGGTCGAGGGTCTGGAAGGGATCAGCTGGGAAGATGCCGTTCTGGATGTAGTAGGGAAGAAAGCGGCCGGAATCGTCTCGGCTGAGACCAAAGGTGGTCTGTGTCAGGTCGTTTGTGCCGAAGCTGAAAAACTCGGCCTGTTGTGCAATTTCGTCTGCAGTCAATGCAGCGCGTGGTAGTTCGATCATGGTCCCGACATGATACGGGATCGTGCGGCCAGCTTCGGCAAAGAGTTCCTGGGCAACACGGTCAATAATGGCTCGCTGGCGTTCCAACTCGCGGACATCAGCAACCAGAGGGATCATGATCTCGGGATGTACCTTGATTCCCTGGGCAGCACAATGGAGCGCGGCGCTGAAAATTGCCCGTGCTTGCATCTCGGTAATCTCCGGGGCTGTGATGCCGAGGCGACAGCCGCGATGCCCAAGCATGGGATTCGCTTCGTGCAGCGCCTGCACCTTCGCGCGAATGACGTCCGGTGCAACGCCAAGTTCGTTCGCAACTGCAACAATCTCCTCTTCGTCTTTCGGGAGGAACTCATGAAGCGGTGGGTCGAGTGTGCGAATAGTAACCGGGAAACCATCCATTGCCGTGAAAATACCAATAAAATCCTCTCGCTGCATTGGCTCGAGCTTGGCAAGCGCAGCGCGGCGCTCTTCTTCTGTCTGTGCAAGGATCATCTGACGCATGGCGACGATGCGATTGCCCTGGAAAAACATATGCTCTGTGCGGCAGAGGCCAATTCCCTCAGCTCCCAGTTCGCGAGCTTTGGCTGCGTCTTCAGGTGTATCAGCATTGGCTCGCACGCCGAGACGTCGGAACTGGTCTGCCCATTGCAGCAATGTTGATAATTCGCCGCCGACGCTTGGCGGCAGGGTTGGAATAGTCCCGACGTAGACTGTCCCCGTTGCTCCGTCAATCGTAATAGGATCTCCAGCGCGGACAATTGTCGAACCAACGCGGAAAACTTTCTGCTGGTAGTCAATTTCAAGTGCGCTACAACCAACAACCGCTGGTTTTCCAATACCACGGGCTACGACAGCAGCATGAGAGGTCATGCCACCACGTGCGGTGAGGATCCCTTGCGCGGCCAGCATGCCATGGAAGTCATCCGCTGAAGTTTCGACGCGTACCAGGATGACCGCTTCACCGCGCTCAGCGCGGTGCTTCGCCTCGTCCGGGTCAAAGACGACGATACCGCTGGCTGCACCCGGGCTTGCTGGAAGCCCTGTTGCCAGCGGCTGGCCCTGCCAATTTGGATCGATCGCCGGGTGAAGGAGTTGCTCAACGTGCTCCGGTTCAACGCGCAGCACAGCTTCCTGCGGCGTGATAATGCCTTCCTCGACCATGTCAACGGCAATTTTGACGGCGGCGCGTCCCGTCCGCTTGCCAGTGCGTGTCTGGAGCATGTACAGCTTGCCATGCTCAATCGTGAATTCAAGGTCTTGCATATCTCGGTAGTGCCGCTCAAGGCGCTCAGCGACATCGAGCAGTTGCCGATACGCGCCCTGAAGCAACGGATCATCGGCCATGGCGTGAATTGGTTGTGGTGTCCGAATACCGGCAACAACGTCCTCACCCTGAGCGTTGGTCAGGTATTCACCGAACACCACCTTTTCTCCGGTATTGGGATTGCGGGTGAACGCGACACCAGTTGCGCAATCAGGGCCGAGATTGCCGAACACCATTGCCTGAACATTCACTGCAGTCCCAAGATCATGCGGGATCCCGTGAGCGTTTCGGTAATCGATCGCCCGCCGATTGTTCCAGGAATCGAAGACCGCCATAATCGCGAGTCGCAGTTGCTCAAATGGATCCTGCGGGAAGGAGCGGCCAGCCTCACGTTCCACGATTGCTTTGAACGCTTCGACAAGTTGCCGCCATGTTGTGGCCGGAATTTGGTAGTCATGCTGAATACCAAGTTCCCGCTTCTGTTCGTCGATAAGGTCCTCAAACAATTCGGCAGGCACGCCAAGTACGACCTTAGCAAACATTTGGATAAGCCGGCGATAGCAGTCATAGGCAAAGCGCTCGTCTCCACTCAATGTGGCGAGACCCCGGACCGTCTCGTCAGTCAATCCGAGGTTAAGAATGGTGTCCATCATCCCTGGCATTGAGAACTTGGCACCAGAGCGAACCGAGACGAGGAGTGGCGCCTCAGGATCGCCAAAGCGACGGCCAATCTGGCTTTCGATATCATGAAGGCCTTCGAGCACCTCATCCCAAAGACCAGGAGGGAACTCACGTCCCTGGTTGAGGAACGTGACACAGGCTGCGGTCGTGATGGTGAACCCAGGCGGGACGGGGAGGCCAATCCGCGTCATCTCGGCGAGATTTGCGCCTTTGCCGCCGAGGAGATCACGCATCTTCGCGTTGCCCTCACGAAAAAGCATTACCCACCGTCGTGTTGTTGTCGCCATGGTCTTCTCCCTCCCTCCAGTTGCAGGCGTCGCATGGACGCCATTCCTCTACTCAACTGTCAGGTTTGCAAGGCTGACAAGGAGTCGCTTCGTTCCATGACGTTTAAAGGCTACCGCGACTTCCTGGTCGCCGGGAAGATCGTGCACGTCAACAACGATGCCATCTCCAAAGGTCTTGTGGAAGACACGCATCCCCTTCCTGAGTCGCACAGTTGGCGTAGGAGTGTGATGTAGCCGGCTGCGTTGCTTCAAGGAATGCTCGAGGAATGATCGCCGTTCGGACTTCCCTCCATACTCTAGCAACTCATCTGGGATGTCGTCGAGGAAGCGCGAGCGAACACTCCAGCTTGACGTTCCCCAGCGAAGACGCCGGTTGGCGAAGCTAATGTACACTTGTTCCTTCGCTCGCGTCAGACCGACGTAGAAGAGACGGCGTTCTTCTTCAAGTTCGGCCTCGTTCTCGATTGATCGCGAGTGAGGAACGAGGCCTTCTTCGATGCCGACGAGGAAAACAACCGGGAACTCTAATCCTTTTGCTGCGTGAAACGTGATGAGCGTGACATGATTGCGCTCGTCGTTTAAAAGATCCGCATCGGTAACAAGCGCAGCTTCGTCGAGAAAGAGCGGAATCCCTTGGTCTGCAGGTAGGTGATCGTATTGTTGCAACAGACTCGCGAGTTGCGTCAAGTTTTCCCAGCGGTCGATATCTTCAGGATCACGTGCTTCACGGTAGAGTGCACTCAATCCAGCTTCCTCAAGCATACGTGCGAAAAGAGCGCTCGCAGACAATTCGCAAGAAAGCGTTTGCCAGCGCTGCAGATGATCTGCGAGTATTGCTAAGCGCTGCCGAGTGCGTCCCGTAAGCTCACAGCAGGCAAGATGGTGATCGCGAAGAAGCAAGCCAATCGGCATAGCATGTTGGGCAGCCACGCGCTCGAGGCTCCGCCATGTCTGTTTGCCAATGCCATTCCCAAGAGGTGTGTTCTCAATGACCCGCCGCAGGCTTACGTCGTCGGCTGGGTTGATCAAGATGCGGAGGAGGGCAAGCGCGTCTTTAATCTCACGCCGTTCATAGAAGCGCAGGCCGCCAATGAGCTGGTAAGGAATACCGGCCTGGACAAGCGCCTGCTCGAGTGGTTGGCTTTGGGCATTGGTGCGATAGAGAATGGCGAAATCTCGGTATTGTCGTATTCCACGCGCGACAAGTATGCGAATTTCTTCGACAACGCGCGTCGCTTCCTCAAGGTCATCAGCGCATGCCCAGAGGGTGATTGGGAGCCCCGTGTCATTCAGTGTGCGCAGCGTCCTTTGGATACGCAGCCGATTCGCCCGGATGACGTGGTCAGCTGCCCGAACGATCGTGGCTGTCGACCGATAATTCATCGACAAATGAATCTCACGAGCATCGGGGTAGTCGCGCTTGAAATTGAGAATGTTGTGGATGTCAGCATGCCGCCAGCCATAGATTGACTGGTCGGGGTCGCCGACAACAAAGAGATTCCGATGGCCTCGTGCAAGAGCGCGAACGAGCAAATACTGTAAGTGATTCGTATCTTGATATTCGTCGACGTGAATGTAGTGCCACCGATCCTGATATCGCTGCAACACTTCGGGAAATTCGTCAAACAGCGCAAGCGTTTTGGTGAGTAGATCATCGAAATCGAGTGCGCTTGCTCGCTCGAGGCGTCGTTCATATTGCGGGTATACGCGAGCAACGACTTCGTCAAAATAGGATTCAATCGGATAGCTGGCTGGAGAAATTTGCTGATTTTTGGCAGCTGAGATGCGAGCGAGGATGGCACGCGGACTAAACCGCTTCGGATCAAGATTGAGCTCTTCAAGGACATGACGGACGAGAGCCAACTGGTCCTCGTCATCATAGATGACGAAGGAAGGGTAACCGAGCGCGGCATATTCAACGCGCAGGATACGCGCGCAAATGCCATGGAAAGTCCCGGCCATGACGTGTTCAGCTACCTGCGGATCAAGGAGTTGGGCAAGTCGTTCGCGCATTTCCCGGGCAGCTTTGTTCGTGAACGTTACCGCAAGAATCTGGTGCGGGCGGGCATAGCCTTCAGCGATGAGGTAGGCAATACGATGGGTCAGGACGCGAGTCTTGCCGCTTCCGGGCCCAGCAACAACTAACACCGGCCCATCTACTGCCGTGACAGCTTCTTGCTGTTCGCTGTTCAGCGCTTGCAGCAGTTCTTGCGTCATTCGCATGTCGTGCTCGCTTTCTCTCTCAGTTTGGCTTCCCAGCCCCTCTACGACGTAGGCTTCCTCAAGCGTACCGCATGTCCGTACACTCTTGCTCCACCTTGGTGAAAGAATCCGGTGGGGAGAGGATGTTTCACATGGCATCCTGCTGGCGTTGACGGGAAGTGCACGGGACGCTACACTTAGTTGGAGGAAAAGCGATGCCGGTGTAGCTCAACGGTAGAGCAGGGGACTCATAAGCCCTTGGTTGGTGGTTCGAATCCGCCCACCGGCACAGCGCGAGCGGTACTCGCCGCTCGCCTTTGCTTTTTATCCATGTCATACGATATGCGCAGTGCTGGCAATGGATCGGTCGACGAGGCCCAGTGATCAGCTGCCTGCTCCAGCGCGCAAGATCCTCCAGGCAGTTGCAACACACCTGAAGCAGGCGCAGGTTGAGGTGACCGCGACGCTCGTTGTCGGGTTTTCGGGCGGCCCCGATTCGTTGACTCTACTCTGGGCGCTTGCCGAATTGGAGCGCCGCGGCCAAGGCCCTCGAATCGTTGCTCTCCATGTCGATCATCAGCTTCGTCCAGAATCAGCTGACGAAGCGCGCCAGGCGCAGGCGCTTGGCGCAGCGTTGGGTGTCCCTGTGCAGGTTACTCAGGTGGATGTGACCCAATGGGCGGCATATCACGAGGGTGGCATCGAGGCGGGAGCGCGAGCAGCGCGCTATGGTGCGCTCGGAAAGCTAGCACGGCAGCTTGCGACACCATGGGTGGCTGTTGCCCATACACGTGATGACCAGGCAGAGACTGTGCTTCTTCGATTAATCAGCGGAGCAAGTCTCGAGGGCCTTGCTGGGATGCGCTACTGCCATCGCCGACCCGTTGCGCTTGATCCTTCCGGCAACGACGTGGTTGAGTTGTCGATTCTTCGGCCGCTTCTCGATACGAGTCGAGCGGAAATTCGTGCTTGCCTCATGTCGCTTGGCCTGACACCAATTGATGATCCCTCGAACACATCACTCGCCTACCGCCGCAATCGCATTCGCTACCAAGTCCTCCCTGCTCTTGAGGACATTGCACCTGGTGCAACAGGCGTTATCGCGCGTGTTGCGATGTTTCTCCAAGATGATGCTGATTACCTTGCTCAAGAAACCGCTCGGTATGTCACAGACCTTGTCCGCCAAGAGAAGAATGTCATCTGGGTCGAACGGCAGAAGTTGGTGCACTTGCCGGTTGCGATCCAACGGCGCGTGCTGCTTGCTGCAGTCCAGCACGCCGCGCATGGACGACAGGTGCGCGTAGCATCAGAGCGTCTTGAGGCGTTACGGAGTGCGAGTGCCCATGCTGTGGGCACTCGTATCGAACTAGGACATGGGTTACTCGCGTATGTTGATTACACGGTGATTGCGATCGGACACCAAATGGTCCTTGAGCGTGCCTTACGTTCTCGCTGGCAAGGGCCGCTCCTGCTGACGCCAATGACACTCGCTATTCAGGGGCACCAGCTCATCGCGTTCCCAGGTGGCTGGATTCTCTCCATCGATGCAGCGGAGCCGGTGACGCTACGAACTCGGCACCACGGTGATCGGTTGCGTGTCTCAACAGATCGCCTTGTGCGATTGCAAGATTGGCTTGTTAATGAAAAAATCCCACGATACCTACGGGAATGGCTTCCTGTTGTAGCCCGTGACAAGGAGGTGCTCTGGATCGCTGGTGTTCATCCGGCAGCGGCGCAGCTGCCAGGCGCGAGCGTTCAACTTATCTCTCACGATCCAACAATTCCCAAAGCGTGGCAGGTGTTGGCAGAGAAGGAGGAACAGTCGATGGGCGATATTGAGCCATCAGCCTTGCAGGCGGGGCTTGCGGAAGTCCTGATTGATGAGCAAACCCTTCAGCGCCGGGTGACAGAACTAGGAGCAGAGATTGCACAACACTATGCTGGAAAGCGACCGTTACTCATTGGGGTGCTCAGCGGTGCCTTCGTTTTTATGGCTGATCTCGTGCGGCATATGCCCATTCCATTGTCCATCGATTTTATGGCGGTCTCCAGCTATGGTAAGGCGACGGTGACGTCAGGGGTCGTGCGAATTTTGAAGGACCTTGATCGCCCGATCGAAGGAGAGGATGTGTTGCTCGTTGAGGACATCGTTGATAGTGGGCTCACGTTGCAATACCTCAGCGATGTCCTCCGCCGGCGCAATCCGGCAAGTCTCCGCGTTGTCGCGTTGTTGCGCAAACAAAAAGCTGATGCCTTGCCTGTTCCAGTCGATTGGGTCGGTTTTGAAATCCCCGATGTCTTTGTGGTCGGCTATGGGCTTGATGTGGCAGGGAAATATCGTAACTTGCCATTTGTTGCCATCTACCGCGCCGAAGCGCCGGTATGATCATGCGTCAAGATTGGCAGCGCTTATGCCGAAACGCTAGAGGGGTGGAGGTGACAGAAAGCAACCTGGCAGTTTGCTATAATCAAAACACCTCGAGCCGCCCTGTGAAAGAGCAGGGTAACGGGGCAAGCGAGCGTGGAGGCCGCGAATGAGCGACAACAAATGGCTGCGCAACGGCTTTGTTTGGATGATCCTCATTATTGCCGTTGTTGCAGTGTGGTTTACGTTCCTCGGGAATGATTCACGAGGACAACGGATTACCCTCGCTGACCTTGCGGCAGACATTAAAGCTGGCAAGGTAGAACGTCTCGTGATGACGGAAGGGTCCAGTCAAGTCCAGGTTCAATATGTCGGTTCGCAAGAAGTCAAAGTAACGAACCTGCCAGCGAATGTCAGTATTTTTGATGCACTTAATGAGTATGGTATTCGGCCAGACCAGGTCGATATCCAAGTTAATCCAGCAAGTCAGTG from the Thermorudis peleae genome contains:
- a CDS encoding sugar ABC transporter substrate-binding protein, translated to MASPTATKAAATATTSAGSATTTASATAVSTAQATPGIADWVTPSTSASGTIALLLPESKTARYESKDRPLFEAKLKALCPNCKIIYSNANQDASAQQQQAEAALANGAKVLVLDPVDGKAAAVIADKAKAQGVPVIAYDRLIQNSDGVTYYISFDNTRVGQLQAQALVQALSGKSKPQIVMINGAPTDPNAGQFKAGAHSVFDPLVQAGKLVIAKEYDTPDWSPDQAQNEMQQALTALGNKVDGVYAANDGTAGGAIAAMKAAGLNPLPPVTGQDAELAAIQRIVAGEQYMTVYKPLKPEAEIAAELAYSLLTNTPVPSSVTAGKTTPNGKINVPSVLLTPIVVTKDNIKDTVVKDGFWTVQQICTADYATACKNAGLQ
- the ppdK gene encoding pyruvate, phosphate dikinase translates to MATTTRRWVMLFREGNAKMRDLLGGKGANLAEMTRIGLPVPPGFTITTAACVTFLNQGREFPPGLWDEVLEGLHDIESQIGRRFGDPEAPLLVSVRSGAKFSMPGMMDTILNLGLTDETVRGLATLSGDERFAYDCYRRLIQMFAKVVLGVPAELFEDLIDEQKRELGIQHDYQIPATTWRQLVEAFKAIVEREAGRSFPQDPFEQLRLAIMAVFDSWNNRRAIDYRNAHGIPHDLGTAVNVQAMVFGNLGPDCATGVAFTRNPNTGEKVVFGEYLTNAQGEDVVAGIRTPQPIHAMADDPLLQGAYRQLLDVAERLERHYRDMQDLEFTIEHGKLYMLQTRTGKRTGRAAVKIAVDMVEEGIITPQEAVLRVEPEHVEQLLHPAIDPNWQGQPLATGLPASPGAASGIVVFDPDEAKHRAERGEAVILVRVETSADDFHGMLAAQGILTARGGMTSHAAVVARGIGKPAVVGCSALEIDYQQKVFRVGSTIVRAGDPITIDGATGTVYVGTIPTLPPSVGGELSTLLQWADQFRRLGVRANADTPEDAAKARELGAEGIGLCRTEHMFFQGNRIVAMRQMILAQTEEERRAALAKLEPMQREDFIGIFTAMDGFPVTIRTLDPPLHEFLPKDEEEIVAVANELGVAPDVIRAKVQALHEANPMLGHRGCRLGITAPEITEMQARAIFSAALHCAAQGIKVHPEIMIPLVADVRELERQRAIIDRVAQELFAEAGRTIPYHVGTMIELPRAALTADEIAQQAEFFSFGTNDLTQTTFGLSRDDSGRFLPYYIQNGIFPADPFQTLDRKGVGRLIEIARDGGRKTRPTLKLGICGEHGGDPASVHFCHDAGLDYVSASPYRVPIARLAAAHAALGAQKGDV
- a CDS encoding ATP-binding cassette domain-containing protein, which encodes MEVQTQPATNTAHERQPILMLRHISKRFGAVQALKDVSFEVYPGEVVALVGDNGAGKSTLAKIISGVYQPDSGEYWFNGQQVTVSSPADAARLGIETVYQDLALCNNLDVVANLFLGREATTQLDHVAPPGIQPLNEIQMERQAIEVLQNLSVVLPSVRRPVATLSGGQRQSIAIARAVMWNSKVVILDEPTAALGVAQTRNVLNLIKRLRERGLGVVLISHNLPDVFEVADRIVVMRLGRRVATYDARKATPDQVVGAITGATLEVPDTAEPAEIDGHQDISLETTVAAPVSRRGGLVGVIRSALASRVGTLPVLIGLVIIALIFQALNHNFLTPLNLTNLLAQIAALGTIAVGVVLILLLGEIDLSVGAVSGLTAGIMAVLSTRHHLAGPLAVLAGLAAGAVIGLIQGTWTTKVGVPSFIVTLAGLLGWQGALLQVLGPTGTINLNDRFIVGLANTLLPVWLGWVLGALFVVFSIGSMIRSRQSRMKAGLPVASTTGMLMRAVAITVATLGAVAIMSVNRSATQVRIAGVPLGVLIFLLVVVGFDLLTRRTRFGRYIYAVGGDAEAARRAGINVTRVRIIVFMLSSLLAAAGGILAASRLLAVNQSSGSGDLLLDAIAAAVIGGTSLFGGRGSAWSALLGALVIGSIANGMDLLALPSAIKFMVTGAVLLLAVSIDVITRRTQEAAGRA
- a CDS encoding FTR1 family protein; this encodes MMGKSVVSRMFHDIVLVGAIALLLGIMIWQGLRFGGSPDPEQAVGAWSAGISAAVLVFREGLEAILVLAALFASLQRAQAALTRPISAGALAALAMTVLTWFVVVWLIGLAQSTFSELQVQAATGLLAVVVLLVVMNWFFHRVYWTEWIRVHTRRKTDLAQQLKAGLLTPRRAFLGLALLGFSAVYREGFETVLFLQDTRLRWGMSVIELGAGLGLLLTLIVGWLTLLAHRRLPYQRMLVLTGAMLGLVFVVMVGEQAQEMQLAGWLPTTQLPLPIPDWLGTWFALFPTAETLLAQALAATLVLGSFLVVKLRTARAARLLETSPAQSSL